The Lampris incognitus isolate fLamInc1 chromosome 4, fLamInc1.hap2, whole genome shotgun sequence genome segment GAGATCCCAACCAACCTGAGACTGACACTACTGGCGGACTTCATTGTTTTACCATTCAATATGAGAGACAACATTCGCTTTATCAGACTAGCCCTAATTGCAGCTAGTAAATGTATAGCCATTCACTGGAGAAGTGAGGAGCCGCCTAGTGTATCTTTGTGGCTTAAAGAGCTTTCATCATACTTACCTTACTTTTTGATAATTGCTGGGATGCTTTCTAACCTTTTTACAAAATAGAACTTCTCTTAATTATGATGTCCATGATCAGACTTGAAGCTAGCTACACTGCAGTGTTCTGCGGTTGTCTTGGGTGCTCCCTGGGGCTGCTGACAGTGCTTGGGATGGCTCGggttgttgggggtggggggggggcgctgcgtTTTTCTGGGGCCAGGTTTTGGGGGCATCTGTGGGGTTGGGACTGGGTTCGTCCCTGTGGGTGTCTATGAGGTCAGGCTCTGAGGTGAGGTCAGGCTCTGAGGTGGTCGCACTCTCTGCCTGTTTCGGTCTGGGTGGTCCTAGGTGTTTGCTGGCCCTGGTGGGTGCCTAGAGCTTTTGTTTAATTCTATAAACTACTCTAAGTTTGGCTAAGCAACAAAAGGGCTAAGTACACTGCAACATTATGTAAGAGAATAATATTCTGCATGCAGTAACCTGTTAGTATGTCCATCTCTTGTACTTACacatttttgctttgtttttttgttttgttttttcattatgGACAttttggaggggggagggaggaattGATGTTTGATACTGTTTGTATTGACTGTACTGTATCTTTTTTTGTGCGGGGAGGGGAAAGGAAAATCGcaataaatatattgtttaaataataataatcctcatTACATTTTTATAGTGTTTTAGTGTTCTAGACACTCAAAAGCGCTTCAGAGTGAAGgggataactcacttcaaccaccaccaatgtgtaccacccacctgggtgatgcacggcagccattttgcaccagaacgctcaccacacatcagcttgaggtagagagggaggaatcattggagccaattacatgggggatgataggtggccagatggagagagccaggttgggaattttgccaggacaccgggtacCCACTACTCTTTgcggtaagtgccatgggatctttaatgaccacagtgagtcaggacctcagtttaacgtctcatccgaaggacagacGTTATGTGCCTCATGATGTGCGAAAGACGTTGCGAGACAAGGGGGTCCATAAGGACAGAATCATCTTTCTGGCACGGCTCCTGGTAATGCACGGTGGGAGGTCTCTCACTTTCCAAACCCCGGCTGAAGTGGACAAGTTTGTCCAGTCTCTTTGAATGATCTAGGTGCACCTGGCGATGGAATGCTCCATTAGCAGAGTGTAGCAGTAATACTGATTATTCTATTTCATATCACTTTCACACAAGGTAATATGACCATCCTTTTTGTTTATAGTTTTCTGTTGGATAACACTGCGTTTCATTTCCCTTTCCTTTCTCGTGGCCAAAATAAATGTTCATCTTTATTAATGTGGACAGTGGGCTTAATACGGATTGGAAAAGGGGAAAACAATGACAGATATGCATCCCAGCAATGGACAGTTGAAATGGCATTTGCTTACAAGGGACGTTCAACCCACCACGGATTTTACGTGGCCAACACCTGTATTATTCGATTCCTTTGATATTTTCTCCATCCGTCAGTGTGGGTTCTAGGCATGTGATTACTTGTTGTGTGCCCCTTTGACTGTGTACAGGTTGCAAATATTACATAGTTAATTTTTACAAACTTGAAGAGGTTAACATTCGGTTAAAGCAGTTCAAGCTGAAGAGAAGGGAATAACTGAAAGTGAGAGATAGACTGTCCCTCATCGTGCATGGGCCCATTTTGCCCATAAGTGGTAGTTATAgcgtgggagaggaggggggtgtTCAGTGGGCATGGGCTCTACTGGGGATTCGGggtggtttttattttttttgtctctgtgggcatgttttcatcaatgtgttttacCAAAACAATTATTGAGGACATATAACTAATATTTAAAAGCTGGAAGGTAAAAATTACCTCATGGAACTGTAGGGGTTTGCgaaaaaatattgtaacgtgcatggataagaagacacgctggccgctggctcgagagtctgaccctttagtctagcggttagcgatgtttcctgcggtgcgggcgttacgggttcgcttcccggccgcggcagttcctgtggttgcgttgtcccccgaattcgctacaatataaaggtGAAACAAGTGATGGGCAGGATAAAAGTGTTGCAATCAAAAGAAAACGATGTTTGATGGGGCTGCCGTTAGTGGCTTccgtgggggaggagggggcataTCCGtaggacaggatgtctactctcgatgCGGGCAAGACGCTCCTCTGCGCGCCCGTGTCGCACAGAAACAGACGTCCATAAATGGAGTCTTTGATGaaaagcagcctgccagttcggccgacgcacatggccactactgagcgccggccccggcgtttcccgGGGGCGTTTCCCTTGTCCAAACTTTGCGAGGTAAAAACACCGTCTGTGACCCTGCTGCCGTTGAGGAGCTGCGGGGGCGGCGACTGTTATGTCTCCAGGCTGaaatgtggaaattgcaggaaagtagagacggacaatttctctcattgactacacgaacgcgtgtatCATTTATTCTCCCGAGCAAAATCACCGTCTCAGCAACGtgatggcgctgctccaaccaaccAAGTCCTCGCgccgccctctcaacccggaaaccctttcttaaagggcctgtGTCTGCCAATTgcggtgaattgtgcccataaaATCCGCTACATAATCCTACATTTTATAATAATCTGTTTCTGACTGTTTCAAATCTCCCTGGGCAATACACAATagctggtgactttaatcagaCCCATTGTGAGACAAGTCATTCGACTTAGATACTCACACCAGATCGGGGAAGACAATACGCCATTTTATGAAATAATTGATTTTGGGGATATTTGGAGATTTGGTAAACTAAatgcagtagaatattcctgttATTCCAGCACTTATTAAACTTACCCACATATAGACTACTTTTTAGTTTCAGCATTACTTGTTTCCAAAATTGATGAATGTCATTAGAGCAGTATGGTTCTACCCGACCATGCAGCTATCTCTGAGTTATAAAAATACTACACTTGTGAGTCATCCCCCGAAATGGCGCTTTCAACCAAGGTGGCTACTGGATCCCACGTTCATAGATTTTTTTAGATAAACAAATTGACTTGTATTTTGAATGCAACACTTCCCAAACATCTGGTAGCACAAGATGTGAGGCATTCAAGGCATTAATTAAAGTTCAGATAACTTGTTTTACGAGCTCAAAAAAAGTGCCCAGCTTGAAATGACATTAGATGAGAAAATAAAATAACAGATTCCTACCAAAACAGGCCCAGCTCTATAGATGCATATGTAAAACTACTCCTACTTAGATCACAGTATAATGAACTGTCAGCTAACAAAGCAGCTAtcaatttaatgagactcaaataGTCCTACTATGACCAGGGAGAAAAGCATGCAGAACTGTTACCATGGTGCActaaacaacaacacacatgtcTATTAACTTATTAAAACTTCACAAGGTAAAACTATAGTGGACCCAACGGAGATTAATTAGGCCTTCATGGTCTTCTGTGGGGAATTGTATAGTTCTGAGTGCTCTTACAGCCTGGAAATGCAGACACATTTTCGAAACAACCTTAATATTCCTAGAATTTCTGAGGAGGAAAGTAGAGCACTAGATGGGGAATTAACAAAACTGGAAATTGCAGAAATGATTggctgtatgcaggctggaaaagtggtgggtccagatggcatccctatagatagttataaaaaatttaaaaaaattcggTGTAAATTACTTTCACCccttttggagatgtttcaggagtcCTTCAGGAACGGTCTTCTCCCCCACATCCACGAGGGGTGTCCTAATCACATTACTTCCAAAACAAGGAAAACTaaacacaaaatgtgaaaatatgcaccCAATTAGCCTCTTAAATTCAGATACAAAAATACTTTGCGAAGTTTCAAGCTGGATGAAACATATCtgccaataaatgttgtatccagatgaactgattcaacttgcaagaagattggagggccTTGTTCCTCCGGTGGTGGGAGAGGACCAAAATGGATGTATTCAAGGTAGACAGGGTTTTCACAGTGTCAGATGAATGCTGAATATACACAGACACGGCCTTGctctcacttgatgcagagaaggcctttgatcgtgttgaatggccttatctgtttgaggtgctTACCCACTTTGGCTTTGAGGATACATTTTGTAAATGGGTTAGACTGCTTTGTACTGGGCACgctgcagaagttttgaccaaTAATGTGgcctctaaaccttttaacagctCTAGAGGTTGCCCACAAAGAAGTCCTTTATCACCATTACTATTTATTCTTgcaatagaaccatttgctatagcagtGAGGCTGCATAGTGACATTTATGGAATTTGAGAAGGTCATTTAGAACATAGAATAGCACTCTTTGCCAATGATGAAATATTGCTCTTAAAAAAATCTAAACAGTTCTATCCCTGAACTCATAGATCTTATTAAAACATTTGGAAAACaatatctggatacaaagttaatcattcaaaatcatctataatgttacttaATGACTTGGAGAGGAAAAAATAGCCATGTTTATGCTTCTATTTTCAACCGAGTGGATAATTTCACATATCTGggtataaaaattgtccctggggTGAATAAGATCGCTCCCAATTCTGGAAGCCACTACCTCATCAGTAGAACATTGGACATATTTACCTATCTCAATGATTGGCAGGATAGATATTCTAAAAATTAACATACTCTTGAAATGTctctatttgttccagaatatccccctcccacctccctcacCATTGTTTACTAGACTTAAGAaattgtttaccaactttattttcaaaataaacgcCCCAGTCTATGTCCATCTTTATTATATCTACCATATGACAGAGGAGGCCTTAAATGCCCAAATGTCcagtggtattactgggcagcttaAGTGCGGTCCatcatgttttatttttcatctgaAAAACACTCCTGCTTGGATGGATAAAAAGTCTGGTTCTGTTATGCCAACCTTACCGTTGCACTTGTATTTTATTCAGCAGGCCGCAAATAtctggaaaaaaaatacagacaaccctttTGTATTGAATATGATTAACATTTGGTTTGACACTTgtaaatatttgaatataaacTCATCCTGGTcacacttcagtcctatttggggtaatgttaACTTTAAACCAGGGAAATGTGACTCAGGATTTCATTTAGGGGTTGAaaagggttaaggaaagtgcaaataATGAAGATAAAGTACTTATATCCTTTGCAGAAATATCAACTAAATATGACATTCCCAAGAATcacttttcaaatatcttcaaattAGGAACTTTATGTCCCTCATCTCAAAATCATTCATTAGATATACCTGTCATTTCCTCATTAGAGGCAGCAGTTATAGGACATtgctatgataaaggtttaatttcatctTTGTATGGCTTGTTTGAATCTGGGTCTGATGAATCCTCAGAATCAAAACTGAGATCATGGAAGGAAAATATAGTTGATGCCTTTAGACGACTTTAGATATAGATGATGACTTTAGACGACTGGAATAAGACATATAGGAAGGCTATATAAGGCAGAGGCAGACACTTAACAGTCGCTTTAAATGTATACCACTTCCGGTCCGGTGAAAGCTGGCGAAACTAGCTGCCGCTGCCCGCTGCTCTGTCGTTGACTCTATTGTTCCTCTAGCTGGATGAACAGTAGCCATTCTTCTGACAATTTTAGAAACGTttgcttgtttttattttgtttttatctgaCAATCCTGAGTGTTTTTTGGCTATCAATTGCTttattttaaccccccccccttttcttcccaattgtatttggccaatcccccaactcttccgagccatcccggtcgctgctccaccccctcgtgccgatccggggagggctgcagactaccacatgcttcctccaatacatgtggagtcgccagccgcttcttttcacctgacagtgaggagtttcgccaagaggattggccaaatacaattgggaaggacgtagcgcgtgggggtatcacgctattccccccagttcccccctcccccctgaacaggcacctcgaccgaccagaggaggcgctagtgcagcaaccaggacgcatacccacgttgggctttccacccgcagacacggccaattgcgtctgtaagaCGCCCGActaagacggaggtaacacaaggattctatccggcgatccccattttggtaggcaacgcaattcggctcttaagcacgacgtcacgacgcgacgtcacgtgtgggcggagttatacttccggtgccttggggaatctcactgcattattttccactcaaaacaatatgtctgaacccgtaaatatatttacataacgtctttttttaaagacgaacctctcagggtgaaaaagggtctcaatgctttcaattcagatagagttgtgaacgtaaatgtttcagggggcattataaaaggcaaggtacaggcttccatgaaacagaaagtttatcaggttgaggtgagtgagctaacagggttagctagcgttagcttggtaatgttgggtattctggcttctgatgttatatcccacgtttactggcgattcataagccttggataaagactgccagtgctttattttgtcggtagataattgttttccgacgtttgacttgttaaaataactctgacgttcttggatccaaggctagcttttcatgtgtctagctccagaatggctatgatcgtacatactgtaacgctgtaaaggtttaatgaatttaaaatacatattaggaattaatgaaatatagacttacatgtaagatcacagccattttagggctaccatgtgtgctacgatctgtttcttattaacgttataggccactttggatacaggtcagctgggcaccaggaaatctctgggcaccttgatgtaaaatgttctattttgtccaaaatgtttggaaacatgtaatattagaagaatggtcttaaccacatgaaccccagcattcatttagtcatcctcagacgagtttgccaagggttttaattaaatttaattaatcaaattaatcaaatttaaaccttcgtgcgtatttaaggactgtggggcacaactcctcacagctcttgaaccattcttaagtctgttccctcctagaccagtttgccatgtgtgaccctacagtagcgcaaggctacagacaacatagctctcgggattcatggggtcactcaaacctctccaccacgttaaggtgatggttcgaggagagcataacataataacataaaacacaagacacttagttagagccctgaaggactctgtccaaccatatgggttggataagtggttaagtaatgtaaagtatacatgatgtgaacatgcacggtacatcattatcatttaaatatgtaaatttgcatatttaaatgttgtattcatcatatggtgatcctcttctttacgttgacaagtagtttttgcactatgcattttgttaccaatgttgatgttttgcactttatacattttacgttgacagtagtttttgcactatgcattttgttaccaatgttgatgttttgcactttatactttttacagtgacattagtttttgcactatgcattttgttacaaatgtgttttgattaaaaaaatcaagcagtgttcttaattcagtattactttattaaaagtataaatacatgaatctgattctgcttacatttattcaagtcatttcatgctatttcccgaagaattggtgtttgtaggttggtaagacacacgcacactttcagtattttgtttatgtttttagtgaactgatatgggatattgtccaaaatgttgaacaatttcaacctctgaatggagcgctccacatggatcctagcactggatatgagtttgtttttcttaacttcttcttgtgtgaactgtccattaacaaggaaagacgggatgttgagtgaaaccccttctggcaagatgtcccggattgtgaagcctttatctgccatcaccatgtctcctgggcgtagatgattgagaactccagaatctaatgtaatagccttgtctgaggcacttccaccataatagtcactgacaaatgttatcactccattaggagccacacctattaaggctttgtgtgtggtccgttttttgtactggctccataaatgattctgtttgtcaagcctctctgtcctggagactgctaactctgtgcaatcgagcacaatcctacagttaggaaacggacggaaacactctggcaacgatgcctggttcttctctatggaggggatgttgttctcaagcataccaacatataaaatgtcatacagggcactgacaatggtgataaaaatgttggtaactgtggctgtactgcaattaaacctggttgcaaggtcttcatgaccagaattaagtttgagcttcatcaaagtcagtagcaactgatcgactagtggcatagactggactgtccaattcgaatgatattgtagctcaaacttagataagagtgcttccaaaaccaggacggtagcaacatctggtaagccagtgaaatattttactttgacacgattggaagatatttggctgaaggaaaaggtctgtttttgtttctccaattctcttttcaatttttcattctctcttctcaacatgtcaacctctatctctagcagcgcaacactgttaaaagggttgtctgaagtacgaggggtgtctgcggttgggttgtctgaagtactaggggtgtctgcggttgggttgtctgaagtaccaggggtgtctgcggttgggttgtctgaagtattaggggtgtctgcggttgggttgtctgaagtactaggggtgtctgcggttgggttgtctgaagtaccaggggtgtctgcggttgggttgtctgaagtattaggggtgtctgcggttgggttgtctgaagtactaggggtgtctgcggttgggttgtctgaagtactagggggctctgcggttgcaatgtcagaattttgtaattcaagttcatttgtcccttcttcaccactgggagggagtggtactgtttttctcttcttgtgtggaaggctgaggtggcctgggaaagtcttcccctcgttccaagcaaaacgtgatgggccagcagctttgccatttggaaaatgccaactgcacacccttgagcaggggcttggtgtaaagccatcacgcctgtaaaaaaaaaagaatgagagatttagaaatgattggcaatgaaaacttgaagctgcattgtaacttatcgtctgccctggatttgaacaattaaagtggcattctttaacttttttcgataaaaaataaagttgattttggtcaagatttaccactatctttcactgaaggaggtaacactgtactaattcagcctatttcccattcatgaaatcttcagcatctgctacaatgcccatttttgtgtctgtgtctggttagacacagtcacaaacatgggcattgtaacagatggtgaaggatttgtgaatgggaaataggctgaattagtagtgttacctccttcagtgaaagatagtggtaaatctt includes the following:
- the LOC130112040 gene encoding peroxynitrite isomerase THAP4-like produces the protein MPHCCVPLCLNRSESKTETKLSFYRFPPKDKDKKRWLQLIRRDGFTPSPCSRVCSWHFPNGKAAGPSRFAWNEGKTFPGHLSLPHKKRKTVPLPPSGEEGTNELELQNSDIATAEPPSTSDNPTADTPSTSDNPTADTPNTSDNPTADTPGTSDNPTADTPSTSDNPTADTPNTSDNPTADTPGTSDNPTADTPSTSDNPTADTPRTSDNPFNSVALLEIEVDMLRRENEKLKRELEKQKQTFSFSQISSNRVKVKYFTGLPDVATVLVLEALLSKFELQYHSNWTMAEMEVHGIPVQTKTLQKAVLQHLRCYHGTTLAVYASTHMAVAVLGSDSDIEALITDY